Proteins encoded together in one Meles meles chromosome 7, mMelMel3.1 paternal haplotype, whole genome shotgun sequence window:
- the TAPBPL gene encoding tapasin-related protein isoform X3, with the protein MVKALLVLRQVPVLDDGSLEGLTDFQGGTLAEDNPPVTFEASVNFVQIPQAEALLHADCNGKEVTCEISHYFLQATEKAAWFITNVQVSGGGPSVSMVMKTPRDVENGALLHPTLNLPLSPQGMIQTAVELQVTTQTPSLNILMGSSASLPCGFSMAPGMDLTHVEWRLRHKGNGELVYSWTRGQRQAKREGAALQPEQLLVAGDASLALPSLTLKDEGTYICQITTSLYRAQQIIQVHIQASPKVRLSLENKTLPATLICSITGYYPLDITVTWSREEPDGAPVPVSGASFSSLRQSAAGTYSISSFLTVEPGPAGTTYTCQVAHSSLEQPLGASTQILPPEQKTAFGVLLASSLFLLALLFLGLQRRQAPGGVGLRQVQIQSGDHFLCQHMDLLS; encoded by the exons ATGGTGAAGGCCTTGCTCGTGCTGAGGCAGGTACCAGTACTGGATGACGGCTCCCTGGAAGGCCTCACCGACTTCCAAGGGGGCACGCTGGCTGAAGACAACCCACCTGTTACCTTCGAGGCCTCAG TGAACTTCGTACAGATTCCCCAGGCCGAGGCCTTGCTCCATGCTGACTGCAACGGGAAGGAGGTGACTTGTGAGATCTCCCACTATTTTCTCCAGGCCACTGAGAAGGCAGCTTGGTTCATCACCAACGTGCAGGTATCTGGAGGGGGACCTAGTGTCTCCATGGTGATGAAGACTCCcagggatgtggagaatggggctCTCTTGCACCCCACACTGAATCTGCCCTTGAGCCCCCAGGGGATGATACAAACTGCAG TGGAGCTCCAAGTGACAACACAGACCCCATCCCTGAACATCCTGATGGGGTCTTCAGCCTCTCTGCCCTGTGGCTTCTCCATGGCACCGGGCATGGACCTGACCCATGTGGAGTGGCGGCTGCGCCATAAGGGCAACGGCGAGCTGGTGTACAGCTGGACCAGGGGGCAGCGGCAGGCCAAGCGGGAGGGCGCTGCGCTGCAGCCTGAGCAGCTACTTGTGGCCGGGGACGCCTCCCTCGCCCTGCCTAGCCTCACCCTGAAGGACGAGGGGACCTACATTTGTCAGATCACCACCTCTCTGTACCGAGCTCAACAAATCATCCAGGTCCACATCCAAG CTTCCCCCAAAGTACGACTCAGCTTGGAGAACAAAACTCTGCCAGCCACCCTCATCTGCAGCATCACTGGCTATTATCCTCTGGACATAACCGTGACATGGAGCCGAGAGGAGCCAGATGGAGCCCCGGTCCCAGTATCTGGCGCCTCCTTCTCCAGCCTCCGGCAAAGCGCAGCGGGCACCTACAGCATTTCCTCCTTCCTGACCGTAGAACCTGGCCCTGCAGGCACCACTTACACCTGCCAGGTCGCCCACAGCTCCCTGGAGCAGCCCCTGGGGGCCAGCACCCAGATCCTCCCACCAG AGCAGAAAACAGCCTTTGGAGTCCTTTTGGCTAGCAGCCTCTTCCTTCTCGCACTGCTGTTCCTGGGGCTTCAGAGACGGCAAG CACCTGGAGGAGTTGGGCTGCGCCAGGTACAGATACAGAGCGGAGACCACTTCCTCTGCCAACACATGGATCTTTTATCTTGA
- the TAPBPL gene encoding tapasin-related protein isoform X1, producing the protein MGTEEGWCLLLCLALSGVAADPVERQLRAVDVVLDCFLVEEGRQLGGFASSRNMVKALLVLRQVPVLDDGSLEGLTDFQGGTLAEDNPPVTFEASVNFVQIPQAEALLHADCNGKEVTCEISHYFLQATEKAAWFITNVQVSGGGPSVSMVMKTPRDVENGALLHPTLNLPLSPQGMIQTAVELQVTTQTPSLNILMGSSASLPCGFSMAPGMDLTHVEWRLRHKGNGELVYSWTRGQRQAKREGAALQPEQLLVAGDASLALPSLTLKDEGTYICQITTSLYRAQQIIQVHIQASPKVRLSLENKTLPATLICSITGYYPLDITVTWSREEPDGAPVPVSGASFSSLRQSAAGTYSISSFLTVEPGPAGTTYTCQVAHSSLEQPLGASTQILPPEQKTAFGVLLASSLFLLALLFLGLQRRQAPGGVGLRQVQIQSGDHFLCQHMDLLS; encoded by the exons ATGGGCACTGAGGAGGGATGGTGCCTGCTGCTGTGCTTGGCTCTGTCCGGGGTGGCGGCAGACCCAG TGGAAAGGCAGTTGCGGGCAGTGGATGTGGTCCTAGACTGCTTCCTGGTGGAGGAAGGTAGGCAGCTTGGAGGTTTTGCCAGCAGTAGGAACATGGTGAAGGCCTTGCTCGTGCTGAGGCAGGTACCAGTACTGGATGACGGCTCCCTGGAAGGCCTCACCGACTTCCAAGGGGGCACGCTGGCTGAAGACAACCCACCTGTTACCTTCGAGGCCTCAG TGAACTTCGTACAGATTCCCCAGGCCGAGGCCTTGCTCCATGCTGACTGCAACGGGAAGGAGGTGACTTGTGAGATCTCCCACTATTTTCTCCAGGCCACTGAGAAGGCAGCTTGGTTCATCACCAACGTGCAGGTATCTGGAGGGGGACCTAGTGTCTCCATGGTGATGAAGACTCCcagggatgtggagaatggggctCTCTTGCACCCCACACTGAATCTGCCCTTGAGCCCCCAGGGGATGATACAAACTGCAG TGGAGCTCCAAGTGACAACACAGACCCCATCCCTGAACATCCTGATGGGGTCTTCAGCCTCTCTGCCCTGTGGCTTCTCCATGGCACCGGGCATGGACCTGACCCATGTGGAGTGGCGGCTGCGCCATAAGGGCAACGGCGAGCTGGTGTACAGCTGGACCAGGGGGCAGCGGCAGGCCAAGCGGGAGGGCGCTGCGCTGCAGCCTGAGCAGCTACTTGTGGCCGGGGACGCCTCCCTCGCCCTGCCTAGCCTCACCCTGAAGGACGAGGGGACCTACATTTGTCAGATCACCACCTCTCTGTACCGAGCTCAACAAATCATCCAGGTCCACATCCAAG CTTCCCCCAAAGTACGACTCAGCTTGGAGAACAAAACTCTGCCAGCCACCCTCATCTGCAGCATCACTGGCTATTATCCTCTGGACATAACCGTGACATGGAGCCGAGAGGAGCCAGATGGAGCCCCGGTCCCAGTATCTGGCGCCTCCTTCTCCAGCCTCCGGCAAAGCGCAGCGGGCACCTACAGCATTTCCTCCTTCCTGACCGTAGAACCTGGCCCTGCAGGCACCACTTACACCTGCCAGGTCGCCCACAGCTCCCTGGAGCAGCCCCTGGGGGCCAGCACCCAGATCCTCCCACCAG AGCAGAAAACAGCCTTTGGAGTCCTTTTGGCTAGCAGCCTCTTCCTTCTCGCACTGCTGTTCCTGGGGCTTCAGAGACGGCAAG CACCTGGAGGAGTTGGGCTGCGCCAGGTACAGATACAGAGCGGAGACCACTTCCTCTGCCAACACATGGATCTTTTATCTTGA
- the TAPBPL gene encoding tapasin-related protein isoform X2 has product MGTEEGWCLLLCLALSGVAADPVERQLRAVDVVLDCFLVEEGRQLGGFASSRNMVKALLVLRQVPVLDDGSLEGLTDFQGGTLAEDNPPVTFEASVNFVQIPQAEALLHADCNGKEVTCEISHYFLQATEKAAWFITNVQVSGGGPSVSMVMKTPRDVENGALLHPTLNLPLSPQGMIQTAVELQVTTQTPSLNILMGSSASLPCGFSMAPGMDLTHVEWRLRHKGNGELVYSWTRGQRQAKREGAALQPEQLLVAGDASLALPSLTLKDEGTYICQITTSLYRAQQIIQVHIQASPKVRLSLENKTLPATLICSITGYYPLDITVTWSREEPDGAPVPVSGASFSSLRQSAAGTYSISSFLTVEPGPAGTTYTCQVAHSSLEQPLGASTQILPPEQKTAFGVLLASSLFLLALLFLGLQRRQATSPRSAKTLRPSG; this is encoded by the exons ATGGGCACTGAGGAGGGATGGTGCCTGCTGCTGTGCTTGGCTCTGTCCGGGGTGGCGGCAGACCCAG TGGAAAGGCAGTTGCGGGCAGTGGATGTGGTCCTAGACTGCTTCCTGGTGGAGGAAGGTAGGCAGCTTGGAGGTTTTGCCAGCAGTAGGAACATGGTGAAGGCCTTGCTCGTGCTGAGGCAGGTACCAGTACTGGATGACGGCTCCCTGGAAGGCCTCACCGACTTCCAAGGGGGCACGCTGGCTGAAGACAACCCACCTGTTACCTTCGAGGCCTCAG TGAACTTCGTACAGATTCCCCAGGCCGAGGCCTTGCTCCATGCTGACTGCAACGGGAAGGAGGTGACTTGTGAGATCTCCCACTATTTTCTCCAGGCCACTGAGAAGGCAGCTTGGTTCATCACCAACGTGCAGGTATCTGGAGGGGGACCTAGTGTCTCCATGGTGATGAAGACTCCcagggatgtggagaatggggctCTCTTGCACCCCACACTGAATCTGCCCTTGAGCCCCCAGGGGATGATACAAACTGCAG TGGAGCTCCAAGTGACAACACAGACCCCATCCCTGAACATCCTGATGGGGTCTTCAGCCTCTCTGCCCTGTGGCTTCTCCATGGCACCGGGCATGGACCTGACCCATGTGGAGTGGCGGCTGCGCCATAAGGGCAACGGCGAGCTGGTGTACAGCTGGACCAGGGGGCAGCGGCAGGCCAAGCGGGAGGGCGCTGCGCTGCAGCCTGAGCAGCTACTTGTGGCCGGGGACGCCTCCCTCGCCCTGCCTAGCCTCACCCTGAAGGACGAGGGGACCTACATTTGTCAGATCACCACCTCTCTGTACCGAGCTCAACAAATCATCCAGGTCCACATCCAAG CTTCCCCCAAAGTACGACTCAGCTTGGAGAACAAAACTCTGCCAGCCACCCTCATCTGCAGCATCACTGGCTATTATCCTCTGGACATAACCGTGACATGGAGCCGAGAGGAGCCAGATGGAGCCCCGGTCCCAGTATCTGGCGCCTCCTTCTCCAGCCTCCGGCAAAGCGCAGCGGGCACCTACAGCATTTCCTCCTTCCTGACCGTAGAACCTGGCCCTGCAGGCACCACTTACACCTGCCAGGTCGCCCACAGCTCCCTGGAGCAGCCCCTGGGGGCCAGCACCCAGATCCTCCCACCAG AGCAGAAAACAGCCTTTGGAGTCCTTTTGGCTAGCAGCCTCTTCCTTCTCGCACTGCTGTTCCTGGGGCTTCAGAGACGGCAAG CTACCTCACCAAGATCTGCCAAGACTCTGAGGCCCTCTGGGTAA
- the CD27 gene encoding CD27 antigen isoform X3, producing the protein MARAPPCWLWILGTLAGLSATPAPKPCPEKHYLVQGELCCQMCKPGTFLVKDCDKHGESAQCDPCIQGASFSPDHHSRRHCESCRHCNSGLLIRNCTLTANAECACPKGWQCRDKECTGCDPPSNPLLTLPQLSWAPDPQPQPQPTHLPYAERMQEPRTVPQVQNLADFRWLPTAALSTHWPEWGAQRPLCSSDCIRVFVILSGMCLAFTVMGPLFFHQQRKCRLNKEESPGAPAEPCRYSCPREEEGGAIPIQEDYRKPEPASYC; encoded by the exons ATGGCCCGGGCTCCTCCCTGCTGGCTGTGGATTCTAGGGACCCTGGCGGGGCTCTCAGCGACTCCAGCCCCCAAGCCCTGTCCGGAGAAGCACTACCTGGTCCAGGGAGAGCTGTGCTGCCAGATGTGCAAGCCAG GGACTTTCCTCGTGAAGGACTGTGACAAGCATGGTGAGTCTGCTCAGTGTGACCCGTGCATCCAGGGGGCCTCCTTCTCACCAGACCACCACTCCCGGCGCCACTGTGAGAGCTGTCGGCACTGTAACTCTG GTCTTCTCATTCGAAACTGCACCCTCACTGCAAATGCAGAGTGTGCCTGCCCCAAGGGCTGGCAGTGCAGGGACAAGGAGTGTACAGGGTGTGACCCTCCTTCAAACCCTTTGCTGACACTGCCTCAACTGTCTTGGGCTCCGGACCCACAACCACAACCACAACCCACCCACTTACCTTACGCCGAAA GGATGCAGGAGCCCAGGACAGTTCCACAGGTGCAGAATCTGGCTGACTTCAGGTGGCTGCCTACCGCAGCCCTCTCAACCCATTGGCCAGAATGGGGAG CCCAAAGGCCCCTGTGCAGCTCAGATTGCATCCGCGTCTTTGTCATTCTCTCTGGGATGTGTCTTGCTTTCACCGTGATGGGACCCCTGTTCTTCCATCAACAAAGAAAATGCAGACTAA ACAAAGAAGAAAGTCCAGGGGCGCCGGCAGAGCCTTGCCGGTACAGCTGCCCCAGGGAGGAAGAGGGTGGCGCCATCCCCATTCAGGAAGATTACCGAAAACCAGAACCTGCTTCCTACTGCTGA
- the CD27 gene encoding CD27 antigen isoform X1 has translation MARAPPCWLWILGTLAGLSATPAPKPCPEKHYLVQGELCCQMCKPGTFLVKDCDKHGESAQCDPCIQGASFSPDHHSRRHCESCRHCNSGLLIRNCTLTANAECACPKGWQCRDKECTGCDPPSNPLLTLPQLSWAPDPQPQPQPTHLPYAETQRPLCSSDCIRVFVILSGMCLAFTVMGPLFFHQQRKCRLNKEESPGAPAEPCRYSCPREEEGGAIPIQEDYRKPEPASYC, from the exons ATGGCCCGGGCTCCTCCCTGCTGGCTGTGGATTCTAGGGACCCTGGCGGGGCTCTCAGCGACTCCAGCCCCCAAGCCCTGTCCGGAGAAGCACTACCTGGTCCAGGGAGAGCTGTGCTGCCAGATGTGCAAGCCAG GGACTTTCCTCGTGAAGGACTGTGACAAGCATGGTGAGTCTGCTCAGTGTGACCCGTGCATCCAGGGGGCCTCCTTCTCACCAGACCACCACTCCCGGCGCCACTGTGAGAGCTGTCGGCACTGTAACTCTG GTCTTCTCATTCGAAACTGCACCCTCACTGCAAATGCAGAGTGTGCCTGCCCCAAGGGCTGGCAGTGCAGGGACAAGGAGTGTACAGGGTGTGACCCTCCTTCAAACCCTTTGCTGACACTGCCTCAACTGTCTTGGGCTCCGGACCCACAACCACAACCACAACCCACCCACTTACCTTACGCCGAAA CCCAAAGGCCCCTGTGCAGCTCAGATTGCATCCGCGTCTTTGTCATTCTCTCTGGGATGTGTCTTGCTTTCACCGTGATGGGACCCCTGTTCTTCCATCAACAAAGAAAATGCAGACTAA ACAAAGAAGAAAGTCCAGGGGCGCCGGCAGAGCCTTGCCGGTACAGCTGCCCCAGGGAGGAAGAGGGTGGCGCCATCCCCATTCAGGAAGATTACCGAAAACCAGAACCTGCTTCCTACTGCTGA
- the CD27 gene encoding CD27 antigen isoform X2: MARAPPCWLWILGTLAGLSATPAPKPCPEKHYLVQGELCCQMCKPGTFLVKDCDKHGESAQCDPCIQGASFSPDHHSRRHCESCRHCNSGLLIRNCTLTANAECACPKGWQCRDKECTGCDPPSNPLLTLPQLSWAPDPQPQPQPTHLPYAENKEESPGAPAEPCRYSCPREEEGGAIPIQEDYRKPEPASYC, translated from the exons ATGGCCCGGGCTCCTCCCTGCTGGCTGTGGATTCTAGGGACCCTGGCGGGGCTCTCAGCGACTCCAGCCCCCAAGCCCTGTCCGGAGAAGCACTACCTGGTCCAGGGAGAGCTGTGCTGCCAGATGTGCAAGCCAG GGACTTTCCTCGTGAAGGACTGTGACAAGCATGGTGAGTCTGCTCAGTGTGACCCGTGCATCCAGGGGGCCTCCTTCTCACCAGACCACCACTCCCGGCGCCACTGTGAGAGCTGTCGGCACTGTAACTCTG GTCTTCTCATTCGAAACTGCACCCTCACTGCAAATGCAGAGTGTGCCTGCCCCAAGGGCTGGCAGTGCAGGGACAAGGAGTGTACAGGGTGTGACCCTCCTTCAAACCCTTTGCTGACACTGCCTCAACTGTCTTGGGCTCCGGACCCACAACCACAACCACAACCCACCCACTTACCTTACGCCGAAA ACAAAGAAGAAAGTCCAGGGGCGCCGGCAGAGCCTTGCCGGTACAGCTGCCCCAGGGAGGAAGAGGGTGGCGCCATCCCCATTCAGGAAGATTACCGAAAACCAGAACCTGCTTCCTACTGCTGA